The DNA sequence CGGATCGGCGGTCTACGGCGCGGATGACGTGGAGGCCGCCGTCACCCGACTCAGGGACCGCGCGCGAGCCGCTAGCCTGGAATCGTGAAGACTTTCGACGAGCTGTTCGCTGAGCTCAGCCACAAGGCGGAGACCCGTCCCGAGGGATCGGGCACCGTCGCGGAGCTCGACGGCGGCGTGCACACGATCGGCAAGAAGATCGTCGAAGAGGCCGCCGAGGTCTGGATGGCGTCGGAGTACGAGTCCGACGAGGCCGCGGCCGAGGAGATCTCGCAGCTGCTGTACCACGTGCAGGTGATGATGATCGCGAAGGGCCTGAGCCTGCAGGACGTCTACCGACATCTGTGATGCGCCCCGACCCCTCCACTCCGAACTGAAAGCCGTTCATGCTGCGCATCGCCGTTCCCAACAAGGGGTCTCTGTCCGAGACCGCCGCCGAGATGCTCGCGGAGGCCGGGTACGCCGGTCGCCGCGACACCAAGACCCTGCACGTGATCGACGCCGACAACGACGTCGAGTTCTTCTTCCTCCGCCCCAAGGACATCGCGACGTACGTCGGATCCGGTGCCATCGACGTGGGCATCACGGGGCGTGATCTGCTCCTCGACGCCCGCATGCCCGGCGCTCGTGAGATCGAGGCCCTCGGCTTCGCGGGGTCGACCTTCCGCTTCGCGGCGCCGGCCGGCCGGTACACCGACGTGGCGCAGCTCGACGGTCTGCGCATCGCGACGTCGTACCCGGGTCTCGTGGACTCGTTCCTCGACGAGCGGGGCATCGCGGTCGATCTCGTTCCGCTCGACGGCGCAGTGGAGTCCGCCGTGCAGCTCGGGGTGGCCGACGCCGTCGCCGACGTGGTGGAGACGGGCACGACGCTCCGCCAGGCGGGCCTCGACGTCTTCGGCCCGGTGATCCTCGAATCCGAGGCCGTGTTGATCGCAGGCCCCCACGATGCCGAGGGATCCGAGACTCTGCTGCGCCGACTGCGCGGCGTCATGGTCGCACGCCGCTTCGTCATGATCGACTACGACCTGCCCGTCGCGCTGCTCGACGACGCCGTGAAGGTCGCCGGCGGCATCGAGTCGCCGACCGTGTCTCCGCTGCGCGATCCGGAGTGGGTCGCGGTGCGCGTCATGGTCGCGCGGTCGAGGGTCAACCCGGTCATGGACGAGCTGTACGCCCTCGGCGCACGGGCGATCCTCGTGACCGCGATCCACAACGCGAGGCTCTGATGACGCTCGCGAGCCGGGTCATCCCGTGCCTCGACGTCGCGGCCGGCCGTGTGGTGAAGGGCGTGAACTTCGAGAACCTCCGAGACATGGGCGACCCCGTCGAGCTCGCCAGGCACTATGCGGCCCAGGGCGCGGACGAGATCACCTTCCTCGACGTGACCGCCACGGTCGACGCCCGCGCGACGACGTACGACGTGGTGCAGCGGACCGCCGAGCAGGTGTTCGTGCCGCTGACGGTCGGCGGGGGAGTGCGCTCCGTCGACGACGTGGCGCGTCTGCTCTCAGTCGGCGCCGACAAGATCGGCGTGAACTCGGCCGCGATCGCCCGACCCGACCTCGTGGGTGAGATCGCGGATCGGTTCGGCGCGCAGGTGCTCGTGCTGTCTCTCGACGTCAAACGCGGTGGCTCCACCCCGTCGGGATTCGTGGTCACCACGCACGGCGGACGGACGCAGACGACCCTCGACGCTCTGGAGTGGGCACGCGAGGCGGCTGAGCGCGGTGCCGGCGAACTGCTCGTGAACTCCATCGACGCCGACGGCACCCGCGACGGGTTCGACCTGGAACTCGTCGGCCTGATGCGCGAGGTGGCTGCGGTCCCCGTGATCGCTTCGGGCGGCGCCGGTGCGGTCGAGCACTTCGCACCCGCCATCAAGGCCGGCGCGGATGCCGTGCTCGCCGCCAGCGTGTTCCACACCGGCGCCCTGACGGTCGGAGAGGTGAAGGACGCGCTGCGCGCGGAGGGAGTGGTGGTCCGATGAGCTCGGTCGAGGAGCGGATATCCCAGGTCGTCTTCAATGGCGACGGGCTCACGCCGGCGATCGTCCAGCAGTGGGACACCGGCGAGGTGCTGATGCTCGCGTGGATGGATGCCGAGGCGCTGCGCCGCACGCTCACCACCGGGCGCGCCGTGTACTGGTCGCGCTCGCGCCGTGAGTACTGGCGCAAGGGCGACACCTCCGGCAATACTCAGGTCGTGCG is a window from the Microbacterium sp. LWO14-1.2 genome containing:
- the hisG gene encoding ATP phosphoribosyltransferase, with amino-acid sequence MLRIAVPNKGSLSETAAEMLAEAGYAGRRDTKTLHVIDADNDVEFFFLRPKDIATYVGSGAIDVGITGRDLLLDARMPGAREIEALGFAGSTFRFAAPAGRYTDVAQLDGLRIATSYPGLVDSFLDERGIAVDLVPLDGAVESAVQLGVADAVADVVETGTTLRQAGLDVFGPVILESEAVLIAGPHDAEGSETLLRRLRGVMVARRFVMIDYDLPVALLDDAVKVAGGIESPTVSPLRDPEWVAVRVMVARSRVNPVMDELYALGARAILVTAIHNARL
- a CDS encoding phosphoribosyl-ATP diphosphatase, with product MKTFDELFAELSHKAETRPEGSGTVAELDGGVHTIGKKIVEEAAEVWMASEYESDEAAAEEISQLLYHVQVMMIAKGLSLQDVYRHL
- the hisF gene encoding imidazole glycerol phosphate synthase subunit HisF, with amino-acid sequence MTLASRVIPCLDVAAGRVVKGVNFENLRDMGDPVELARHYAAQGADEITFLDVTATVDARATTYDVVQRTAEQVFVPLTVGGGVRSVDDVARLLSVGADKIGVNSAAIARPDLVGEIADRFGAQVLVLSLDVKRGGSTPSGFVVTTHGGRTQTTLDALEWAREAAERGAGELLVNSIDADGTRDGFDLELVGLMREVAAVPVIASGGAGAVEHFAPAIKAGADAVLAASVFHTGALTVGEVKDALRAEGVVVR
- the hisI gene encoding phosphoribosyl-AMP cyclohydrolase — encoded protein: MSSVEERISQVVFNGDGLTPAIVQQWDTGEVLMLAWMDAEALRRTLTTGRAVYWSRSRREYWRKGDTSGNTQVVREARLDCDGDAILLRVDQTGPACHTGTRTCFDTTDLEAVDGGASA